Proteins from a genomic interval of Sphingobacterium sp. SYP-B4668:
- a CDS encoding calcineurin-like phosphoesterase family protein: MKKSTILFSLLAIAACVEAQEIVRGTVFADLNNNGRYDKQEKGIADVSVSNGIQVVQTDAKGKYELPVGGDNIIFVVKPKDFSTPVNSQNHPQFYYIHKPEGSPTSKYPGVAPTGALKKDVNFALIPSTESQDFSAFVFGDPQAYTVEELDFFKRGVIDQIADKRMAKFGISLGDLVGDDLSLHPAYLSTVGHMGLPWYQVMGNHDMNYDAQTDSLSDESFEATFGPNNYAFNYGNAHFIVLDDILYPHPTKQKGYQGGFRKEQLDFVENNLKFVPKDKLIVLAFHIPLLMENQDVFRREDRQRLFNILASFPHTLSLSAHTHFQTQNFYGEADGWKQAKPHHEYNVGTTSGDWYSGVKNEIGVPVSTMRDGTPKGYAILNIKGNQYTFDYKVIGQDAEYKMAVYGPAVIEQKYVGRSPYFANFFIGHKDDKVQYRLDGGDWKDMQYTEEADPDFVFSVLQYDLAKQYRAGRRPSDGVKSTHLWKMKLPKLKIGIHTLEIQAVDMFGRKHTTSKEIDVVK, translated from the coding sequence ATGAAAAAATCAACAATTCTATTTTCACTATTAGCTATCGCAGCATGCGTGGAAGCCCAGGAGATCGTCAGAGGTACGGTCTTTGCCGATCTCAATAATAATGGTCGCTATGATAAACAGGAAAAAGGGATTGCGGATGTCTCTGTCAGTAATGGCATACAGGTTGTACAAACCGATGCGAAGGGGAAATATGAATTACCAGTAGGGGGAGATAATATCATTTTTGTTGTCAAACCGAAAGACTTTAGCACTCCGGTAAATAGTCAAAATCACCCTCAGTTCTACTATATTCATAAGCCTGAGGGGAGTCCAACTTCAAAATATCCAGGGGTAGCACCTACAGGAGCACTGAAAAAAGATGTGAATTTTGCATTAATTCCTTCAACGGAAAGCCAAGATTTTTCTGCCTTTGTATTTGGTGACCCCCAAGCGTATACCGTAGAAGAGTTAGATTTTTTTAAACGCGGTGTTATTGATCAAATAGCGGATAAGCGCATGGCAAAATTCGGAATTAGTCTAGGGGACCTTGTTGGAGATGATTTGAGTCTACACCCAGCATATCTTTCTACCGTGGGCCATATGGGGTTGCCTTGGTATCAGGTGATGGGAAATCATGACATGAACTACGATGCACAGACAGATTCACTATCTGATGAATCATTTGAAGCGACTTTCGGACCCAATAACTATGCCTTCAACTACGGTAATGCTCATTTTATTGTGTTAGATGATATCTTGTATCCCCATCCTACTAAGCAGAAGGGCTATCAAGGTGGATTTCGCAAAGAACAGTTGGATTTTGTGGAGAACAATCTAAAATTTGTTCCCAAAGACAAGTTGATTGTCTTGGCATTTCACATTCCCTTGCTAATGGAGAATCAAGATGTCTTCAGGAGAGAAGATAGACAACGACTGTTCAATATATTGGCATCATTCCCACACACACTTTCCCTGTCCGCGCATACGCATTTTCAAACACAGAATTTCTATGGGGAAGCAGACGGTTGGAAACAAGCGAAACCCCATCATGAATACAATGTTGGTACAACATCCGGCGATTGGTATTCGGGTGTGAAAAATGAAATAGGGGTACCCGTGTCTACCATGCGAGATGGCACCCCAAAAGGATATGCTATCCTGAATATTAAAGGCAATCAATATACCTTTGATTACAAAGTAATAGGGCAGGATGCAGAGTACAAGATGGCGGTATACGGTCCAGCTGTAATTGAACAAAAGTATGTCGGACGGTCACCATATTTTGCAAATTTTTTCATCGGTCATAAAGATGATAAAGTTCAATATAGATTAGATGGTGGAGATTGGAAAGATATGCAGTATACCGAAGAGGCCGATCCGGATTTCGTTTTCTCCGTATTGCAGTACGACTTGGCCAAACAATATAGAGCAGGTAGACGCCCATCAGATGGGGTAAAATCAACACATCTTTGGAAAATGAAATTGCCCAAATTAAAAATCGGGATACATACCTTAGAAATTCAAGCCGTCGATATGTTTGGTCGGAAGCACACAACATCCAAAGAAATCGATGTCGTTAAGTAA
- the ybeY gene encoding rRNA maturation RNase YbeY, translating into MSNINFFAEETDFKPKEKQKIRQWVLETVKSEGYKRIAELNFIFCSDAYLLEINKQYLHHDTFTDIVTFDSSEDEQVIAGDIFISIERIHENAAKFKVTERDELHRVIIHGVLHLCGYPDKKVEDKKLMTSKEDLYLGSRTF; encoded by the coding sequence ATGAGTAACATTAATTTTTTTGCTGAAGAGACGGATTTTAAACCTAAAGAAAAGCAAAAGATTCGTCAGTGGGTTCTGGAAACAGTCAAATCCGAAGGATATAAGCGCATAGCAGAATTGAATTTTATATTCTGTTCAGATGCTTATTTGTTGGAAATTAATAAGCAGTATCTCCATCATGATACCTTCACTGATATTGTGACTTTCGATAGTTCCGAAGATGAGCAGGTGATTGCTGGAGATATTTTTATCAGCATTGAGCGTATTCATGAAAATGCCGCCAAATTCAAAGTAACAGAGCGAGACGAGTTGCACAGGGTCATCATCCATGGGGTGTTACATCTATGTGGGTATCCTGATAAGAAAGTAGAAGATAAGAAGCTGATGACGAGTAAAGAAGACTTATATTTGGGAAGCAGGACGTTTTAA
- the dnaG gene encoding DNA primase — protein sequence MIKKETIEKVLDAARIEEVVGEFVDLKKRGTSLIGNCPFHNEKTPSFHVSVAKGIYKCFGCGAGGDSLKFVMELEKYSYPEAIRYLANKYHIEIEEQERTPAQLAAQDKRESLYVLSQWAGKFFKENMWNTDMGQSIGLSYFKERGYREEVIKKFELGYSPDQWTALVEAAKAAGFHESFLKEIGLAIQRDDGSLYDRFRGRVMFPIQNLTGRIIGFGGRTLKTEKSVPKYVNSPESEIYHKSDVLYGLNFAKKAILDADNCYLVEGYADVLSVHQAGVENVVSSSGTSLTSGQIKLISRFTKNVTILYDGDQAGIKASLRGTDMLLEEGLNVKILLFPDGNDPDSYVQKYGSDAFKKYIADHQEDFIFFKTNILLKDAKNDPIKRAEVIRDVVESIALIPDEIKVSVFIRQCSDLLDIEERVLLSELNSIRIKKAKDADKKNKRASESAAQMEMEGPPPDFFMTDEERGGAAPVVEDKITPEILQEREIVRILLNYGDYLATWEGDGDIPVAPLLLGSIDDVGFEDKPSAYIIQVYKEYAERYEIPQAKMFFSHEDSQVADLAISCVASPYSLSPNWNDDKRKIYIKLEHEQLKNLVVQSIYRIKKRKVETEMHKIREELKVTMDAADMEILISKYQKLKEAEKLLGDFLGNTIVK from the coding sequence GTGATTAAAAAGGAGACCATAGAGAAAGTATTGGACGCTGCCCGTATCGAAGAGGTGGTTGGAGAATTTGTGGATTTAAAGAAAAGAGGGACCTCATTAATTGGCAATTGCCCTTTTCATAATGAAAAGACACCGTCATTCCACGTTTCCGTCGCCAAGGGTATATACAAATGTTTTGGATGCGGAGCCGGAGGTGATTCCCTAAAATTTGTCATGGAGTTGGAAAAATACTCCTATCCCGAAGCCATTCGATATCTGGCCAATAAATATCATATTGAAATTGAAGAACAGGAACGTACGCCTGCACAATTGGCGGCTCAGGATAAAAGAGAGAGTCTTTATGTCTTGAGTCAGTGGGCAGGGAAGTTTTTCAAGGAGAATATGTGGAATACAGATATGGGACAGTCTATCGGCTTGTCCTATTTCAAAGAACGGGGATATCGGGAAGAGGTTATCAAAAAATTTGAATTAGGGTATTCTCCAGACCAATGGACAGCATTGGTTGAAGCGGCCAAAGCTGCTGGGTTTCATGAGTCTTTTCTAAAAGAAATAGGATTGGCTATTCAGCGAGATGACGGTAGTTTGTACGATCGTTTTAGAGGTCGCGTCATGTTTCCAATCCAAAATCTTACCGGTAGGATTATTGGATTTGGTGGGAGGACGCTGAAGACTGAAAAGAGCGTGCCCAAATATGTCAACTCACCTGAAAGTGAAATCTATCACAAGTCGGACGTCTTGTATGGACTCAACTTTGCCAAAAAAGCCATTTTAGATGCGGACAACTGTTATTTAGTTGAAGGATATGCCGATGTGCTTTCGGTACATCAAGCAGGGGTGGAGAATGTAGTTTCATCCTCGGGTACCTCCCTGACCTCGGGCCAGATTAAATTAATCTCTCGTTTCACAAAAAATGTAACCATTCTCTATGATGGAGACCAAGCAGGTATTAAAGCATCATTAAGGGGTACTGATATGCTGCTGGAAGAGGGTTTGAATGTCAAAATTCTTCTTTTTCCGGATGGGAATGACCCCGATTCGTATGTGCAAAAATACGGATCGGATGCCTTTAAGAAATATATTGCCGATCATCAAGAAGATTTTATATTCTTCAAAACTAACATTCTTTTAAAAGATGCCAAGAACGATCCCATAAAAAGGGCGGAGGTGATCCGGGATGTGGTAGAGAGCATCGCATTGATTCCAGATGAAATTAAGGTCTCGGTATTCATCAGGCAATGTAGTGATTTATTGGATATCGAGGAACGTGTATTGCTCTCCGAATTGAACAGCATCCGGATAAAAAAAGCGAAAGACGCAGATAAGAAGAATAAGCGAGCGAGCGAATCTGCAGCACAGATGGAGATGGAGGGACCTCCTCCGGATTTCTTCATGACGGATGAAGAAAGAGGCGGTGCTGCACCCGTTGTCGAAGATAAGATCACACCTGAAATCTTACAGGAACGAGAAATAGTACGTATACTGCTCAACTATGGCGATTACCTCGCGACATGGGAAGGAGATGGGGATATACCAGTCGCACCTTTGCTGTTGGGGAGTATAGATGATGTTGGATTTGAGGACAAACCAAGTGCTTATATTATACAAGTGTATAAGGAATATGCCGAACGCTATGAAATACCACAGGCCAAGATGTTCTTTTCACATGAGGATTCCCAAGTAGCAGATTTGGCAATTAGTTGCGTTGCGAGTCCTTATAGCTTGAGCCCAAATTGGAATGATGATAAAAGAAAAATTTATATCAAATTGGAGCACGAACAATTAAAAAATTTGGTTGTTCAATCGATATACCGTATCAAAAAAAGGAAGGTCGAAACCGAAATGCACAAAATAAGGGAAGAATTGAAAGTGACAATGGATGCGGCTGATATGGAAATCTTAATCAGTAAGTATCAAAAGCTTAAGGAAGCAGAGAAATTGCTTGGTGATTTTCTTGGAAATACGATTGTGAAATAA
- a CDS encoding YraN family protein — protein sequence MAKHLEYGIQGEQLATERLIREGYRIVKRNWKHKHLEVDIIAYDGAVLVFVEVKTRRSLAFGEPSEFVDIHKQRKLIRAADIYLGGCEHIGDIRFDVVSVYLSDIVEITIVKDAFWSN from the coding sequence ATGGCAAAGCACCTTGAATATGGCATACAAGGAGAGCAGTTAGCGACAGAAAGGCTGATACGCGAAGGATATCGGATTGTCAAACGCAATTGGAAACATAAACATTTGGAGGTAGATATCATTGCTTATGACGGTGCAGTATTAGTATTTGTTGAGGTGAAAACTAGGCGGTCTCTAGCTTTTGGAGAACCCTCAGAATTTGTCGATATCCACAAACAGCGTAAGTTGATACGAGCCGCTGATATATACCTAGGAGGGTGTGAGCATATAGGAGATATTCGATTTGACGTAGTGTCTGTTTATTTGAGCGATATTGTAGAGATAACGATAGTTAAAGATGCATTTTGGAGTAATTGA
- a CDS encoding nucleoside-diphosphate kinase → MATNRTFTMIKPDAVANGHIGAILNDIISGGFKIVALKYIQLTNESAGNFYAVHKERPFYGDLVSFMTSGPIVAAILEKENAVEDFRTLIGATNPAEAAEGTIRNKYAKSIDANAVHGSDSDENAAIEGNFFFSQFERF, encoded by the coding sequence ATGGCAACTAACAGAACTTTCACCATGATCAAACCAGATGCAGTAGCAAATGGTCATATCGGTGCAATCCTAAACGACATTATTTCAGGCGGTTTCAAAATCGTAGCTTTGAAATACATTCAATTGACTAACGAGTCAGCTGGAAACTTCTACGCTGTACACAAAGAGCGTCCTTTCTACGGTGACTTGGTAAGCTTCATGACTTCGGGCCCTATCGTTGCGGCAATCTTGGAAAAAGAAAACGCTGTTGAAGACTTTCGTACTCTTATAGGCGCAACTAATCCGGCCGAAGCTGCTGAAGGAACTATTCGTAACAAATATGCAAAATCTATTGATGCAAATGCTGTGCACGGTTCTGACTCAGATGAAAATGCTGCTATCGAAGGTAACTTCTTCTTTTCTCAATTCGAGAGATTTTAA
- a CDS encoding glutaminyl-peptide cyclotransferase: MKKILGLCSLGMLLVCSCFTNKGKLEFVAPESGKVIVIGQQVNFKLKFPTVALDSVVYAVDGNIVGRKNDTTTLVVDSQTIGLGTKNLTAKVYVDGKEDIAYSNVIIVPESAKQYGFEIVNTFPHDTSAFTQGLEYADGILYESTGQYNYSSIRKVELTSGKVLKKTMLDAKSFGEGMTLWGNKLILLTWEEKIGIVFDKNTFNQIGTFEYGNSKEGWGLTNDGKRLIKSDGTNMIYFLNPDTYKEESSISVYDDKGPVDSLNELEYIDGKIYANVYGQEIIVIIDPTTGAVEGQINLVGMYTNPERKTYDNELNGIAYDKDAKRLFVTGKKWNQLFEIKLNER, translated from the coding sequence ATGAAAAAAATATTAGGCCTCTGCTCATTAGGGATGCTGTTAGTCTGCAGTTGTTTTACAAATAAAGGAAAATTGGAATTTGTTGCTCCAGAGTCTGGAAAAGTAATCGTTATTGGGCAACAGGTTAATTTCAAATTGAAATTTCCTACGGTAGCCCTCGATTCAGTAGTATATGCTGTTGATGGTAACATTGTAGGTCGTAAGAATGATACCACGACTTTGGTTGTCGATTCTCAAACAATTGGTCTAGGAACCAAAAACCTCACCGCCAAAGTGTATGTTGATGGCAAAGAGGATATCGCTTATAGTAACGTGATAATTGTTCCTGAATCGGCAAAGCAATACGGATTTGAAATCGTCAACACCTTCCCGCACGACACGTCGGCCTTTACACAAGGTTTAGAATATGCTGATGGTATCTTGTATGAATCTACGGGGCAATATAATTATTCTTCAATTCGAAAGGTGGAGCTTACGTCGGGTAAAGTCCTTAAAAAAACAATGCTTGATGCGAAGTCTTTTGGAGAAGGGATGACATTATGGGGCAATAAATTAATCCTATTGACCTGGGAAGAGAAGATTGGAATCGTATTCGATAAAAATACATTTAACCAGATTGGTACATTTGAATACGGCAATAGTAAGGAAGGGTGGGGACTCACGAATGATGGAAAGCGGTTGATTAAGTCAGATGGTACGAATATGATTTATTTTTTAAATCCGGATACATATAAAGAGGAGAGTTCCATAAGCGTATATGACGATAAGGGTCCTGTCGACAGCCTGAATGAGTTGGAATACATTGACGGAAAAATTTATGCTAATGTCTACGGTCAGGAAATTATCGTTATCATCGATCCTACGACAGGAGCTGTCGAAGGGCAGATAAATTTGGTGGGGATGTATACCAATCCAGAGCGTAAAACCTATGATAATGAGTTAAATGGTATCGCTTATGATAAGGATGCAAAGCGTCTATTTGTAACGGGTAAAAAGTGGAACCAGTTATTTGAAATCAAATTGAATGAACGATAG
- a CDS encoding response regulator: protein MSNVPIRIAILDDHLIVLEGINRLLDGSPTYSIVASFTLAQDLLDFLKHNKVDIILLDISLPDISGIDLCLQIKQAYPNISVIALSNHSERSIILRMLENGASGYLLKNIDLQDLKSALNEAVAGRPAFSPSVQDIISRPTLSETMSFPKLTKREKEILQLIAQGNTTTAIADKLFLSPLTIETHRKRIMHKFQARNMTALIKTVTEHDLI, encoded by the coding sequence ATGTCTAATGTCCCTATCCGCATCGCTATACTTGACGACCATCTGATTGTGCTGGAAGGTATCAACCGCCTATTAGATGGGAGTCCGACTTATAGTATAGTAGCAAGTTTCACCCTCGCCCAAGATTTGCTGGACTTTTTAAAGCATAATAAAGTTGATATTATACTCTTAGATATTAGTCTACCGGATATCAGCGGAATAGACCTATGTCTACAGATCAAACAAGCATATCCAAATATCTCAGTGATAGCGCTCAGCAATCATTCTGAAAGAAGTATTATCTTAAGAATGCTTGAGAATGGAGCAAGTGGATATCTATTAAAAAACATTGACCTTCAAGATTTAAAGTCAGCACTTAATGAAGCTGTAGCGGGTAGACCAGCCTTTAGTCCTAGTGTACAGGATATTATCTCACGGCCCACACTGAGTGAAACGATGTCATTCCCGAAATTGACCAAACGGGAAAAAGAAATATTACAACTCATAGCTCAGGGTAATACGACCACAGCTATTGCAGATAAGTTATTTTTAAGTCCATTGACCATAGAAACTCATCGAAAGCGAATCATGCACAAATTCCAGGCTAGAAACATGACAGCATTGATAAAAACAGTGACGGAACACGACCTCATATAA
- a CDS encoding tetratricopeptide repeat-containing sensor histidine kinase has translation MLLLIVSWLPARSQQILSQMDEKKFLDSLQHVIKTTPSDSIKANTYFFISDYWRFKDTTKSRDALNKGRALVFSEDSPPSGQVYLKGLYHFYLGQHYFNWNKPLAAKAYQEAEQIIRPYNHSGALLVRAASWYNYALMVRAEKGDNFVTDILLNKSIPLADKTDNLEKRAHYYSQLGALLMYSRQFEKSEGYNTKAIELLEKAKPNSPTLFLSYLTATDNYIQLKNFKKARQTLDKAEDLLKLYPESVNASYYYYQRGTYDLYTKDFSGAIKTLDKGIESTKHNNQFHMQQMMQFRKYEVLVELGKYLEAKKILTALSNPENSILQDLNSKKEIYGQMVKIHELTNNIPEAHFWSKKYNALADSLHKNETDVKISDLEAKYNTAEKEKQITKLEAAKREADLDTKNTKLTAWSLAIMSILLLAMAIISYLYYRNNRKLLQEQNQNHIQQLKEIEQTEKIKYSKALMAGEETERKRLAQDLHDGLGGTLVGLKMNLSGKIEESGAQVLATDLNPIIKQLDHSVSELRRIAHNMMPINLIKFGLETAIRDLCESMISEHLQISFQAYDIQKHIPEQTQLNIYRIIQELLTNSRKHGRASEVLLQCSQEEHTFLLTMEDNGIGFDTSTLDSENGMGFHNIRNRVGYLNGRIDIHSSVGEGTTVNIELYV, from the coding sequence TTGTTACTACTCATAGTTAGTTGGTTGCCGGCTAGATCCCAGCAGATTCTGTCTCAGATGGATGAAAAGAAATTCCTAGACAGTCTCCAGCACGTCATCAAGACTACACCTTCAGACAGTATCAAAGCCAACACTTATTTTTTCATTTCGGATTACTGGCGTTTTAAGGATACAACTAAAAGTAGAGATGCCCTTAATAAAGGTAGAGCGCTCGTCTTCTCTGAGGATTCTCCACCTTCTGGACAGGTGTATCTGAAAGGGTTATATCATTTTTATTTAGGTCAGCATTATTTTAATTGGAATAAACCTTTAGCAGCAAAAGCTTATCAAGAGGCAGAACAAATAATACGTCCGTACAATCATTCAGGTGCTCTTTTGGTACGAGCCGCCTCTTGGTACAACTATGCGCTAATGGTCAGGGCTGAAAAAGGGGACAATTTTGTCACGGACATCTTACTAAATAAATCTATCCCCTTAGCTGATAAAACTGATAACTTGGAGAAAAGAGCTCATTATTATTCGCAGTTGGGTGCATTGTTGATGTATAGCCGGCAATTTGAAAAATCTGAGGGGTATAATACAAAAGCAATAGAGTTATTGGAAAAGGCAAAACCCAATTCACCAACCCTTTTCCTCTCCTACCTCACCGCAACAGATAATTATATTCAACTCAAAAATTTTAAAAAGGCTCGTCAAACGTTAGATAAAGCCGAAGATCTCTTAAAACTTTATCCAGAATCGGTAAATGCATCGTACTATTACTACCAAAGAGGCACCTATGACCTGTATACCAAAGACTTTTCAGGAGCAATAAAAACGCTTGATAAAGGAATCGAAAGCACCAAGCATAATAATCAATTCCATATGCAACAGATGATGCAGTTTCGAAAATATGAAGTACTAGTAGAGCTAGGCAAGTATCTAGAGGCAAAAAAAATCCTGACAGCGTTAAGCAATCCTGAAAACAGTATCCTGCAAGATCTAAACTCCAAAAAAGAAATTTATGGTCAGATGGTGAAAATCCATGAATTGACCAATAACATTCCCGAGGCACATTTTTGGTCAAAAAAATACAATGCACTCGCTGACAGCCTACATAAAAATGAAACAGATGTCAAAATCAGCGACCTTGAAGCAAAGTACAACACTGCCGAAAAGGAGAAGCAAATCACAAAACTTGAAGCTGCGAAAAGGGAGGCAGACCTGGACACAAAAAACACAAAACTAACCGCTTGGTCTTTGGCGATTATGAGTATCTTGCTTTTGGCTATGGCCATTATCTCCTATCTGTATTATCGAAACAACAGAAAACTGCTACAGGAACAAAATCAAAATCATATTCAACAATTAAAAGAGATTGAACAGACCGAAAAAATAAAGTACAGTAAAGCATTAATGGCTGGCGAAGAGACCGAACGAAAACGCTTAGCTCAAGACCTACATGATGGCTTAGGCGGTACCTTGGTCGGTCTAAAAATGAATCTTTCGGGCAAAATCGAAGAAAGTGGAGCGCAGGTGTTGGCTACGGATTTGAATCCCATTATCAAACAATTGGACCACTCGGTCTCCGAGTTAAGACGTATTGCTCATAATATGATGCCTATTAATTTAATCAAATTTGGGCTCGAAACGGCCATTCGTGACCTCTGTGAATCGATGATTAGCGAACATCTGCAGATTTCATTTCAAGCATATGACATTCAGAAACACATCCCCGAACAGACGCAGCTCAACATCTATCGAATCATACAAGAGTTATTGACCAATTCGCGCAAACATGGGAGGGCGTCAGAAGTATTGCTACAATGCAGCCAAGAGGAACACACTTTTCTGCTTACAATGGAAGACAATGGGATAGGCTTTGATACATCGACACTTGACTCGGAAAATGGAATGGGGTTCCACAATATTCGGAATCGCGTTGGGTATCTCAATGGCCGGATTGATATCCACTCTTCCGTGGGTGAGGGTACTACCGTAAACATTGAGCTGTATGTCTAA
- the ruvX gene encoding Holliday junction resolvase RuvX: protein MRLMAFDYGTKRIGIAVTDPLQIIANALTTIHPNTILEFLKEYLVSEQVETFVVGMPRQLDGTDSQSASHVVGFIRLLKKTYPDIPVVQVDERFTSKMASAVIAQSGLRKGKRQEKGLVDTVSATIILQSYMESRNFI from the coding sequence ATGCGATTAATGGCTTTTGACTATGGCACTAAACGGATTGGTATTGCTGTAACCGATCCACTTCAGATTATAGCCAATGCGCTCACGACGATCCATCCCAATACTATCCTTGAGTTTCTAAAGGAATATTTGGTAAGCGAACAAGTAGAGACTTTTGTGGTCGGGATGCCTCGACAACTTGACGGCACGGATTCACAATCAGCCTCCCATGTCGTAGGATTTATTAGGTTACTTAAAAAGACCTATCCCGATATCCCTGTTGTCCAGGTTGACGAACGATTCACTTCTAAAATGGCATCTGCCGTAATTGCGCAAAGTGGATTAAGGAAGGGAAAACGCCAAGAAAAAGGATTGGTGGATACCGTATCGGCAACAATAATCCTACAATCTTATATGGAAAGCCGCAACTTTATCTAA
- the def gene encoding peptide deformylase, which produces MKFLFSFILCICLYTLADAQSYTTQINEFWTIKKNSLKQDGFGPLRPQDIGYIEYFTANEDFKVIAKVELLPNEPSFLMPTYDGTSNAYRRYAILKFTLKEEEFTLTTYQNAARFQNPAYKDHLFLPFLDQSNGKQTYEGGRYIDLDIKDIKNSMISIDFNKAYNPYCAYSNGYRCPQPPAENQLQIIIEAGEKKYKGPKNERTVNKTIAKSFSKAEQELINAGDSSQTMRVLQVTDTNDLEILKTPSQDIKHDDPLLVHLSKRMYATVNDPDHLGVGIAAPQVGISKNAIWVQRFDKTDNPFEFYINPKIIWRSKLSRKGAEGCLSIPNKKEDVQRSYSIRLQYLSSEGDIIEENIEGFTAVIFQHEVDHLYGILFTDRLEEQATIPYVPLTEKIEFSIVPKTIMP; this is translated from the coding sequence ATGAAGTTTCTATTTTCATTTATACTATGCATCTGCCTATACACCCTCGCTGATGCACAATCATATACGACTCAGATAAACGAATTTTGGACCATCAAAAAAAATAGTCTAAAACAGGATGGCTTTGGCCCACTACGTCCCCAAGATATTGGATATATTGAATACTTCACCGCAAATGAGGATTTCAAAGTCATCGCAAAGGTGGAACTACTGCCTAACGAGCCGAGCTTTCTTATGCCAACTTATGATGGCACTAGCAATGCGTATCGTCGATATGCAATATTGAAGTTTACATTAAAAGAGGAAGAATTTACGTTAACAACGTACCAAAATGCAGCCCGTTTTCAAAACCCTGCTTACAAAGACCATTTATTTTTACCCTTTCTAGACCAGAGTAATGGTAAGCAGACCTATGAAGGAGGGCGCTATATCGACCTTGACATCAAAGACATCAAAAACAGTATGATAAGTATCGACTTCAATAAAGCTTATAATCCATACTGCGCATATAGCAATGGCTATCGATGCCCACAACCGCCTGCCGAAAATCAATTACAAATCATAATCGAAGCTGGGGAGAAAAAATATAAGGGACCAAAAAACGAAAGAACTGTGAATAAAACTATTGCAAAAAGCTTTAGCAAAGCGGAACAAGAGCTCATCAATGCCGGGGATAGTAGTCAAACGATGCGCGTACTCCAGGTAACGGATACCAATGACTTGGAGATTCTCAAGACTCCTTCCCAAGATATCAAGCATGATGACCCTTTGCTCGTACATTTATCCAAACGGATGTACGCTACTGTCAATGACCCTGACCATCTCGGCGTTGGAATTGCAGCTCCACAAGTAGGCATCAGTAAAAATGCTATTTGGGTTCAAAGATTTGATAAAACGGACAATCCATTTGAGTTTTATATCAATCCAAAAATCATCTGGCGCTCTAAGCTAAGTCGAAAAGGTGCTGAAGGGTGCCTATCTATTCCGAACAAAAAAGAAGACGTACAACGTAGCTATTCCATCAGACTGCAGTATCTATCTTCGGAAGGTGACATAATAGAAGAAAACATTGAAGGGTTTACTGCGGTAATCTTCCAACATGAAGTAGACCACCTCTACGGCATATTATTCACGGATAGACTAGAAGAACAAGCGACAATTCCATATGTACCCCTTACAGAGAAAATCGAATTTTCCATTGTCCCCAAAACGATAATGCCTTGA